The following nucleotide sequence is from Thermogemmata fonticola.
CGAAGATGGCGTTACTGGGGAGTATGGGGGCGGTCCCAACCGGAGCGGTCCCGTCGGGGGGAAGAGTTGGTACAAGTCTTATCCGTCATCGAGGATCGAAGATGGCGTTACTGGGGAGCAGCAGGGCGGTCCCAACCGGAGCGGTCCCGTCGGGGGGAAGAGTTGGTACAAGTCTTATCCGTCATCGAGGATCGAAGATGGCGTTACTGGGGAGCAGCGGGGCGGTCCCAACCGGAGCGGTCCCGTCGGGGGGAAGAGTTGGTACAAAAATGACGAAGGCTGCCGGTGGCAGTGAAGTGATCCCAACGATGGTCAAGGGAGCCGCGAACGATGCAAGGGGACATTTATTTGGGCCGGGTGCTGGGGATACCGTTTCGGGTGCACTGGAGTTGGTTTGTGGCGGTGTTGCTGATTGCTTGGACGCTGGCGGACCATTACTTCCCGCAGATGCTGCCGGAGCACGGGGAAGCGGGCCGGGGGTGGTTTTGGATGTGGGGTGTGGCGGCGGCGTTGGGGTTATTTGTGTCGGTGCTGCTGCATGAGCTAGGGCATGCGCTGGCGGCCCGATTTTACGGGATTGCCACGCGGGGCATTCGGCTGTTCATTTTCGGGGGCGTGGCGGAACTGGGGGGCGAGCCGCGCCGGCCGATCCACGAGATTGTCATCGCCGTGGCCGGGCCGGCGGTGAGCGTGCTGCTGATCCTCGTGTTTTCCTTCGCCGTCAGTCTGGTGGTGCTCGGCAGCGGGTTGACCTTCGTGGCGCTGGAAGACGGCAGCGGCTGGCAATTGCTCGGCGGCTCGCGCTGGGTTAGTGCCGTGGCCGCCCTGTTCTATTACCTGGCCATGATCAACACCGTCCTGGTGCTGTTCAACCTGATTCCGGCGTTTCCGCTCGATGGAGGGCGTGTGCTGCGCGGCGTGGTGTGGCTCGTGAGCGGGGATTATCTCGGCAGTACCCGCCTGGCAGCGATGGTGGGGATCGGTTTTTCCTGGCTGCTGTTTGTGGGCGGATTTTTCCTGGCGATGCTGGGGCATTTCCTGGCGGGACTGTGGTTTTTCTTCCTGGGGATGTTTTTGCAGAATGCGGCGACCTCCAGCGTGGCCTATGCCCAGATGCAGCAGTTGCTCCGCGGGGTGCGGGTGGTGGACATTCTCTGTCGGGACCCGATCGTCATGCCGGCGGGTTTGACCGTGCGCGAAGCGGTGGAGCTGTTCTTCCTGCGGCGGCCCTACAAAGCTTATCCGGTGGTCCAGGCGGATGGCCGCTTTGTCGGCATGCTCAATCTGGCGGATGTCCAGCAAGTCGAGCCGGCCCAGTGGGAGCAAACGACCGTGGGGGAACTGGCTGCGCGGGGGGAGCGCGTGCCGGCCGTGCGCCTGGATGAACCGGCGATCCGCGCCTTGCACAAACTGGCGGAAAGCGGCCAAAGCCGCCTGCCCGTCCTGGAAAACGGCCATCTCGTGGGTTTGGTCTGCCGGCGCGATCTGATGAACTACATGGAAATCCGGGCCGGATTGATCGCTCCGCGGGAGTGGGCTGTCTCCAGGGCCGAGGAGTAGGGCCGCGGCAGTTCCTGGGCGGCTGTCGCTTTGCTCAGGCGCCGCTTTTTCCCTCGCCGATTCTGACGGAACGGTCCCGATGGCGCAGGTGTTCCAAGCGCCGCACGAATGCCTCTGGCTGGCGCACGCCGGGCAAGATCAAGCGACGATTGGCCGCCTGAATCTCGATGGTGCCAATTCCCAGGCAGCGTCCGAATACCCCCCGGCGGATTGTCACCTGGCGAATCTCGTCCAGCGGCAGCGGCGGCTGATACGGATGCCAAAAGCCAAAATCGACCAGTAAAGCCCGATCTGTCAAGCGGTAGGTATAGGTGACGGTGCGGTAGAAGAAGAGGGCCGCTAAGATCGGCCAGACGGCCCAGGCCAGGAGGAAGACGGCCAGCGCCCCCATGCGATCCGCCAAGCCGGAGAGGTCTTCAAAGTACCACCGGCCCAGCCAGACGCCCCAGGAGAGGATCGCCGTCCCCGCCACAAGCACCGCCAACGCCCGCGGATCGTAGCCATACCAGGCCAGGTCCCGATGCGCCGGATCGGAAGAATCGGCCATCGATTCATTCTCCCAGAACGTACAATCGACCGAAAGCGTCTCTTCTATTCTCTCGATATTATTTGTCAGTGGGATGCCAGAGGATTGCGAATCCAGAGAACCGAGTCCTGTAAAAACAACCGAACTTATCAAGTTTTTTGTGGCAAGCCTCTTCTCTCAGGAATATAATTGGAATAGACTTGTCAGGAAGCGAGCGGCAAGTGTGTATGTTACCTTTCCCTGTCTCTTTCCAGAGGTGGTGATGCCATGAACTACATTCAACAGCGCCGTCAGACATTGACGCAAAGTTTGAAGAAGCACGGGGTCGATGCGTTTTTAGTCACGGCCGTGCCGAACGTCACGTATTTGACGGGTTTTACGGGCGATTCGAGTTATTACATCGCCACGCACCGGCACAATTACATTGTCAGCGACGCGCGCTACGAGGAGCAAATCCGCGAGGAGTGCACGGAGCTGGAAGTCATCATCCGCGGTCATGACAAGACGACATTGGAAGCGGCGGCGGAAGTGCTCAACAAGAGCGGGGCCAAGAATGTCGCGGTAGAAGGGAATCGGATCACGGTCGGGGAGTTGGAGCAGCTCAAGAGTTTATCGCCGCGGATCACTTTCGTGCCGATCAACGGCGAGGTGGAGTCGATGCGGCTGATCAAGGACCCGTCCGAGGTGGAGCAGATCCGGGCGGCGGTGCGGATCGCGGAGCGGGCCTTCCAGATGTTCACGGCCACGCTGCGGGAGACGGACACGGAGAAGGAGATGGTGGATGCCCTGGACGGGTACATCCGCCGGGCGGGGGGTCGAGCGCCGGCCTTCCAGCCGATCGTCGCCGTGGGCGAGCGCGGCGCGCTGCCCCATGCTCCGCCGACCAACAAGCAGTTGGGCGAAGGGAGCAAGCTGGTCATCGACTGGGGCGTGGACCTGATCTACAAGTGCGATCTGACGCGGACGATCCGCAGTCCGTTTACCACGATGCCGATGCGCAAGAACAAGTACGAGCGGGTGGGGGTGAACTTCGAGGAGGTGTACAACATCGTGCTATCGGCCCAGAATGCGGCCCTGGCGATGATCAAGCCGGGGGTGAAGGCCAAGGATGTGGACGCCGCCGTGCGCAAGGTTTTCGACTCGGCCAAGCTGCGGCGCGGCCCCAAGGATGTCAAACTCAGCGACTTCTTCACCCACGGACTGGGCCACGGCATCGGCCTGGAACTCCACGAAGCGCCCCGCATTCGCGCCAACTCCAACGACGTCCTCGATTCCGGCATGGTCATCAGCATCGAACCGGCGCTGTACATCCCCGGCTGGGGCGGCGTGCGGATCGAAGATAACGTCCTGGTCACCCACAACGGTTGCACCTTGCTGTCTTCCGTGGCCCGGCAGTTGCCCGCCGGCGTGGAACAGGAGACGGAAGAAGCCGTCGAGTGATAGCTCCCCTCCGTCCTGAGCGAACCGGAGCGATCGCGTGCGGGTTGCCCGGCGCCCTGTCCAAACCTTTCCGTGGCGGGCAGGAGCCTCGGGGACCTGTTTTGGCTGGATTCAGCCGCTTGGACCTTCCCCGCTGCCATGCACGGTCCAGTGGTGCCGTGTTCTGCGGCCGGTGGGCGGGGCCAGGCGGGTTCGACCACCGCTGCCGCCGAGGGTTCCGATCACTACACTAATGCCCCTAACGGGAATGCCGAAGTGAGGGTCAGGCGCCGCGCCTCCGCGACGGTCCAGGTGCTGCCCATGTGCACCGGCGGGCTGGCAGCGGAGGACAGCGGTTGAGCCGCCCGTGGCAGAGCCGGTGGTGTCTGCCCGACACAGCCGCGCTAGCCGAGACCGGCGGGCGGCCTCTGGCAGCGGAAGGCCTCCTCTGAGCGGATGTGTGAGGACGAGACTGTGGCGGAAAGTAATGACAAACACGAATCGCCCCGGCCGTTCGATGTGCGGACGGTGGAATATCTGCTCAAGCTGATGAGCGAGCATGATCTGAGCGAAGTGGACCTGCGGGAAGGGGACCAGCGCATCCGTTTGCGGAAAGGTCCGGCGCCCGCTTCGGCGGCACCGTATGCTGCTCCTCTCCTTCCTCCCGCTCTCGTTTCCGCTCCGACGGCGGCCCTGTCTGCGGAGTATCGGCCCGCCGCCTCGAATCCGCCCGCGGCGGTCGCCGATCCCCCGGCTTCGGCTCCTGCTTCCCCGCCTGCTCCCCCGGCGACGAGCCGCAAAATCCACGAAATCCGTTCCCCCATGGTCGGCACCTTCTACTCCAAACCCAAGCCGGACAAACCCGACTACGTCACCGTTGGCTCGCGGGTGTCGCCAAATACCGTCGTCTGCCAGATCGAAGCGATGAAGCTGTTCAACGAGATCACGGCCGATTGCAGCGGGACCATCGTGGAGGTGTGCGTGAACAACGGCGACTTTGTGGAATACAATCAGGTGCTCTTCCGGGTGGAGCTGGATTGAGAGACGGCCAAGCGGCGGCAAACCGCCTGGTTCGGTAAGGGGGGGCAGAGGCCGAGCCGGTCCAGGTCCGGCGGGCGGCTGAAGGGAGCGGACGCCAGAGCAAGTCGCAGCAGAGGAGCACAGGTCCTTGCCCATGTTCCAGAAGATACTGGTCGCGAATCGAGGGGAGATCGCCCTGCGGGTGATCCGGGCCTGCCGCGATCTGGGGATTCAGGTGGCGGTGGTGTATTCGGAGGCGGATCGGGGAGCGCCGTATTTGGAGCTGGCGGATCAGGCGATTTGCATTGGTCCGGGTCCGGCGCCGGAGAGTTATTTGAAGATTCCGCGGATCATCGCAGCGGCGGAAGTGGCCGGGGCGCAGGCGATTCATCCGGGCTACGGCTTTCTGTCCGAGAACAGCAAGTTTGCGGAGCAGTGTCGGGAGTCCGGGATCGAGTTCATCGGTCCGCCGGTCTCCGCGATGGAGAAGTTGGGGAACAAGGACAAGGCCAAGGAACTGGCCCGAGCGGCGCGGGTGCCCACGGTGCCGGGCAGCGACGGGATCGTCACCTCGGATGAGGAAGCGCTGCGGGTGGCGCGTGCGGCAGGATACCCGGTGTTGATCAAAGCGGCGGCGGGCGGCGGCGGCAAAGGGATGCGCCTGGTCCGGGAGGAAGCCGCCTTGCTGCCCCTGCTCCATCAGGCCCGCGCCGAGGCTGAGGCCGCCTTCAAGGATGGCAGCGTCTTCATCGAAAAATATCTGGAACGTCCCCGCCACGTCGAAGTGCAAATCCTCGGCGACCAGTACGGCAACGTCATCCACCTCTTCGAGCGCGATTGCTCCCTCCAGCGGCGGCACCAAAAACTGGTGGAAGAATCCCCCGCGCCCCACTTGCCTGACAGCGTCCGGCAAGCGATTTGCGAAGCGGCGGTGCGCCTGGCCAAGGCCGCCGGCTACTACTCCGCGGGCACCTGCGAGTTCCTCGTCGATCAGCAGTACAATTTTTACTTCATCGAGGTCAACGCCCGGATCCAGGTGGAGCATCCGGTCACGGAGCTAGTCACCGGCGTGGACCTGATCCGGGAGCAGATTCGCATTGCCGCCGGGGAGAAGCTGCGCTACCAGCAGGCGGACATTGTCCAGCGCGGCTGCGCCATCGAGGCGCGGATCAACGCCGAGAACCCGGAACAGGACTTCCGGCCCAGTCCGGGTACGGTCACCGTCTGGCGGCCCCCTGGCGGACCTGGCGTACGCCTCGACACCCACGTGGTCACCGGCTACCGCGTTCCCCCGAATTACGACTCTATGGTCGCCAAACTCCTCGTCTATCAGCCGACGCGGGCCGAAGCCTGCGCCGTCATGCGCCGGGCCTTACGTGAGTTCATCGTCGAAGGCATCCACACCACCATCCCCTTGCACCGGCAAATCTTCGAGCATCCCGCCTTCCTCGAAGGGCGCGTCTATACCACCCTCATCGAGCAGGAAATCCTCCGCCCGCGCCGCTCCGCCTCCGCCTAGTCCGCCGGCTTTAGGTTTGGCCGGCAGGGTCCCGGTGTGTCCCGCCCCGGGATGGGGCTTAGCCGTCATGGGATTAAGCTTCCCTCCGAGCGGGAGAGGAACACGCTTCTCCATTCCTTCACGTTTGCTCCACGGAAAATGTCCCTTCTGGATTCCTTCACGTTTGCTCCACGGAAAATGTCCCTTCTGGGGCTTCCGCCGCCGGAAGGTGTGAAGAGGCCGTGAGACTTGGATGGATTCTCGGCGCTCCGCCCGTCTTGCTCTCGCAGAAAGCTATCAGACCGTTGTAGGATGGAATAAAGCCGCCGGAGAAACAACGATGCGCTTTTCCCTGCTGATCTGGGATTTTGATGGCACGCTGGCGGATTCGTTAGCGCTGGCGCTGGAGTTGTTCAACCGCTCCTCGGCCGTGTGGGGGTACCGTCCGGTGACGGACGTGGAGGCGGTGCGGCATCTGTCGGCCCGGCAGTTTATGCGGCAGCATGGCATCTCCTGGTGGCGTCTGCCCCGGCTGGTGCGTTACTTTCATGCGGAGGCGGCGGCCTACGCCTCCCAATTGCGCCTGTATCCCCCGGTGGCGGAGATGTTACCCCCCCTGCGCGAGGCAGGCTTGCGCTTCGGCATCCTCTCGTCCAACAGCGAGGCGAACATTCGGGCCACATTGCGGGCCAACGGCCAGGAAGAGGCGTTTGAGTTCATCGCCTCCTGCCCGCGCCTGTTTCGCAAGGGTTCCGCCTTGAGACGGCTTGTCCGCCGCCTGGACGTGCCCCGTGAGCGCATTCTCTATCTAGGGGATGAAGTGCGGGACATCACCGCGGCGCGGAAGGCCGGCGTCGCCATCGCGGCGGTGAGCTGGGGGTTCCATGCTCTGCCAGTGCTGCGGGCCGCCCAGCCGGACTTCCTCCTGACGCATCCCCATCAGTTGTGGGACGTACTTGCGGCCGTGCCGGCGAGCGCGGAGCGCGCCCCTGGTGTTTCCCCCGGTGCCGCTCGGCTTCCCTCTCCCGCGGCGTAATGCCGGTGGATCAGATCATTTTGAATCCAGAGCAGTTTCTGGAAGGCCCGCACCAGCCGCTGCTCCGCCGCCTTTCCCAAACCCAGGCCGAAAATCGCCGCCGTCACGGCATCCGCCACGAATCCCATCAGGGCGTTCATCTGGACCTGCGGCACGTGAATGTTCGGATTTCCCGCCTGCCGCGTGTGAATCTTCCCCACCATGTCCAGGTATTCCACCATCTTGCCGTCGTAAGGACGCGTGACCAGGGCGCTGAGATAGCGGGCCAGGTGCTGCTTGCGATAGCGAATCTGGGGGTGGTCCATCGTCAGCTCGGCGAGAGACGGGGGCGTGGGGCCTTCATAGCCGTGCTGCCGGGGCAGAAAATGCCGCCAAGTGGCGTCCTGCTGGATCAGCTTGTCATACACGGCATCGACGAGTACCGGAACCAGCGGAGCCAAAGACGCCGCCGCCTCATGCAAAGCCGCCTCATCGTCTGGACCAAAACCGATAAAGTCGGCCAGATAACGATAACGGTACCCCAAGTCCCGTTCCAGGCGGGCTTCGTCGATCTGTCGCATGGCTGTCACTCCTTTCTCGGAAGGTGCAGGTGGGACCAGAACAACTCCAGGCGGGGACCCGAACCGCAGGCGGGATTTCCAGGTGCGGCGGGCCAAAGTGGAGGGAAAGAGGATATAGGAGTATTTTATCCTCTTTAGTGGGAGTGTAGCGTCGTATAATGGAAAGTCAAGGGGCAGGTGGTAGAAATCCGAAAAAAAAGTGGGGAGGCCGGTCGATGTTGTCTCAGACGGCGGAGTATGCTTTGCGGGCGGTGGTGTATCTGGCCTACGAAGCACCGGAAGCCCGCACGACGGAGCAGATTCATCAGGCGACGCTGGTCAAGCGGGCCTATTTAGCCAAGATTTTGCAGGGGCTGGCCAAGAAGGGGATTGTCACGACGCAGCGTGGGGTGGGAGGGGGCGTGGCCCTGGCGAAATCGCCGCAGGAATTGACCCTGCTGGAGGTGGTCAACGCCGTGGAGCCGCTCCAGCGCATCCGCACCTGTCCGTTGGGGATAGCCACCCACGGCAGCCGGCTGTGCCCGCTTCACCGGCGGATCGATGCGGTTTTGGCCGTCGTCGAGGAACAATTCGCCCGCACCACCTTGGCGGAAATTCTCTCCGAACCCGGCGCCAACATGCCGCTGTGCGAAACCCCTCGCCCGGTCAAACTCCAACTCCTCAAACGCCCGACCTGATCGGTTCCAACGTCCTCGCTCTCCCGGACCGGCCTATTCGGCCTGTGGGCCGTTTCCGCCGCCTGCTTTGAGCGGCTTCTGTGCTCCTCTCTGTTCCTTCATTTTCTCTCGTTTTCCCCGTTGTTCTCACATTTCCTCTTCTGCTACCCATTTTGGGGTGAGTCTCTCATTTGTCGCTCATTTTTGGACTTTTCTCCATGTGATGACTTTCCATTTTCGTCTAGTTTTGTACAATTGCATTTCCGTTTTTGGCTTTCCGTGACACGCGAAGTCAGGAAAAGGATGTCCACCCAGGAGGAAGCAGCCATGAGCATGGGAAAGCTGGCCGTGATGGCGAGGCTGGGGAAGCTGGTGGTGCTGGCCGGTCTAGCGGCGGGATGGTGGCTGGGGGGAGCGGCGGCGGTGCAGGCGGCGGAGGGGAACGGGGCCGAGAAGTCGGAGCGCAGCGAGGAGGAGG
It contains:
- a CDS encoding M24 family metallopeptidase: MNYIQQRRQTLTQSLKKHGVDAFLVTAVPNVTYLTGFTGDSSYYIATHRHNYIVSDARYEEQIREECTELEVIIRGHDKTTLEAAAEVLNKSGAKNVAVEGNRITVGELEQLKSLSPRITFVPINGEVESMRLIKDPSEVEQIRAAVRIAERAFQMFTATLRETDTEKEMVDALDGYIRRAGGRAPAFQPIVAVGERGALPHAPPTNKQLGEGSKLVIDWGVDLIYKCDLTRTIRSPFTTMPMRKNKYERVGVNFEEVYNIVLSAQNAALAMIKPGVKAKDVDAAVRKVFDSAKLRRGPKDVKLSDFFTHGLGHGIGLELHEAPRIRANSNDVLDSGMVISIEPALYIPGWGGVRIEDNVLVTHNGCTLLSSVARQLPAGVEQETEEAVE
- a CDS encoding RrF2 family transcriptional regulator, with translation MLSQTAEYALRAVVYLAYEAPEARTTEQIHQATLVKRAYLAKILQGLAKKGIVTTQRGVGGGVALAKSPQELTLLEVVNAVEPLQRIRTCPLGIATHGSRLCPLHRRIDAVLAVVEEQFARTTLAEILSEPGANMPLCETPRPVKLQLLKRPT
- a CDS encoding PH domain-containing protein, with the protein product MADSSDPAHRDLAWYGYDPRALAVLVAGTAILSWGVWLGRWYFEDLSGLADRMGALAVFLLAWAVWPILAALFFYRTVTYTYRLTDRALLVDFGFWHPYQPPLPLDEIRQVTIRRGVFGRCLGIGTIEIQAANRRLILPGVRQPEAFVRRLEHLRHRDRSVRIGEGKSGA
- a CDS encoding HAD-IA family hydrolase, producing the protein MRFSLLIWDFDGTLADSLALALELFNRSSAVWGYRPVTDVEAVRHLSARQFMRQHGISWWRLPRLVRYFHAEAAAYASQLRLYPPVAEMLPPLREAGLRFGILSSNSEANIRATLRANGQEEAFEFIASCPRLFRKGSALRRLVRRLDVPRERILYLGDEVRDITAARKAGVAIAAVSWGFHALPVLRAAQPDFLLTHPHQLWDVLAAVPASAERAPGVSPGAARLPSPAA
- a CDS encoding protoglobin family protein: MRQIDEARLERDLGYRYRYLADFIGFGPDDEAALHEAAASLAPLVPVLVDAVYDKLIQQDATWRHFLPRQHGYEGPTPPSLAELTMDHPQIRYRKQHLARYLSALVTRPYDGKMVEYLDMVGKIHTRQAGNPNIHVPQVQMNALMGFVADAVTAAIFGLGLGKAAEQRLVRAFQKLLWIQNDLIHRHYAAGEGSRAAPGETPGARSALAGTAASTSHN
- a CDS encoding site-2 protease family protein; amino-acid sequence: MQGDIYLGRVLGIPFRVHWSWFVAVLLIAWTLADHYFPQMLPEHGEAGRGWFWMWGVAAALGLFVSVLLHELGHALAARFYGIATRGIRLFIFGGVAELGGEPRRPIHEIVIAVAGPAVSVLLILVFSFAVSLVVLGSGLTFVALEDGSGWQLLGGSRWVSAVAALFYYLAMINTVLVLFNLIPAFPLDGGRVLRGVVWLVSGDYLGSTRLAAMVGIGFSWLLFVGGFFLAMLGHFLAGLWFFFLGMFLQNAATSSVAYAQMQQLLRGVRVVDILCRDPIVMPAGLTVREAVELFFLRRPYKAYPVVQADGRFVGMLNLADVQQVEPAQWEQTTVGELAARGERVPAVRLDEPAIRALHKLAESGQSRLPVLENGHLVGLVCRRDLMNYMEIRAGLIAPREWAVSRAEE
- the accB gene encoding acetyl-CoA carboxylase biotin carboxyl carrier protein; the encoded protein is MAESNDKHESPRPFDVRTVEYLLKLMSEHDLSEVDLREGDQRIRLRKGPAPASAAPYAAPLLPPALVSAPTAALSAEYRPAASNPPAAVADPPASAPASPPAPPATSRKIHEIRSPMVGTFYSKPKPDKPDYVTVGSRVSPNTVVCQIEAMKLFNEITADCSGTIVEVCVNNGDFVEYNQVLFRVELD
- the accC gene encoding acetyl-CoA carboxylase biotin carboxylase subunit; translated protein: MFQKILVANRGEIALRVIRACRDLGIQVAVVYSEADRGAPYLELADQAICIGPGPAPESYLKIPRIIAAAEVAGAQAIHPGYGFLSENSKFAEQCRESGIEFIGPPVSAMEKLGNKDKAKELARAARVPTVPGSDGIVTSDEEALRVARAAGYPVLIKAAAGGGGKGMRLVREEAALLPLLHQARAEAEAAFKDGSVFIEKYLERPRHVEVQILGDQYGNVIHLFERDCSLQRRHQKLVEESPAPHLPDSVRQAICEAAVRLAKAAGYYSAGTCEFLVDQQYNFYFIEVNARIQVEHPVTELVTGVDLIREQIRIAAGEKLRYQQADIVQRGCAIEARINAENPEQDFRPSPGTVTVWRPPGGPGVRLDTHVVTGYRVPPNYDSMVAKLLVYQPTRAEACAVMRRALREFIVEGIHTTIPLHRQIFEHPAFLEGRVYTTLIEQEILRPRRSASA